The Sphingomicrobium sp. genome has a window encoding:
- a CDS encoding AMP-binding protein produces the protein MTYDGFVRDRLPPPELLPEFRFDLPELQYAERLNAAAELLKGGVPEALVILNQHGRWTFAELDHFSGRIARLLVEEYGLVPGNRVLLRGPNSYTMFAAWFGVIKAGGVVVATMPLLRPGEIATVIDRAQISHAIVDSRFIGDFREAQDQTRFIKHVIKYDGDYGRGDLETRTASLDPLPPVDTHRDDPALIAFTSGTTGEPKGCVQFHGDILAPCDSFARHLIAPAPGDIFMTSAPMAFTFGLGITLLFPLRFGAAAATLEQASPPAMLEAIGQFGVTHLGTAPTAYKAMLATESQAQTVRPEPVEGLSFSSIRDKDSASTSSARTGLEKALKTLRCCISAGEHLPEATWRSWKERTGISIIDGIGSTEMMHIFISAAGDDIRPGSTGKAVPGYIATVLGDDGKPLDEGTGRLAIKGPTGCRYLDDDRQKNYVDSGWNVTGDTYRKDADGYFWYLARSDDMIVSSGYNIGAPEVENALLAHPAVTECAVIGVPCPERGQKVKAFVVLADFAEASDELREKLQAFAKEQIAPYKYPREIEFVDSLPKTATGKLRRVDLRNG, from the coding sequence GTGACGTACGACGGCTTCGTCCGCGACCGCCTCCCGCCGCCGGAGCTGCTGCCCGAATTCCGCTTCGACCTGCCCGAGCTTCAATATGCCGAGCGCCTCAACGCCGCCGCCGAGTTGCTCAAAGGCGGCGTGCCAGAAGCGCTTGTGATCCTCAACCAGCATGGCCGCTGGACTTTTGCAGAGCTCGACCACTTCAGCGGCCGCATCGCGCGCCTGCTGGTCGAGGAATATGGCCTCGTTCCCGGCAATCGCGTGCTCCTGCGCGGGCCGAACAGCTACACGATGTTCGCGGCCTGGTTCGGCGTCATCAAGGCCGGCGGTGTCGTGGTCGCGACCATGCCGCTTCTCCGGCCGGGCGAAATCGCGACCGTCATCGACCGCGCACAGATCAGCCATGCGATCGTCGACAGCCGCTTCATCGGCGACTTCCGCGAAGCGCAGGACCAGACGCGCTTCATAAAGCACGTGATCAAATATGACGGCGACTATGGCCGCGGCGACCTCGAGACCCGCACCGCATCACTCGATCCGCTGCCGCCGGTCGACACGCACCGGGACGATCCGGCGCTGATCGCCTTCACCAGCGGCACCACCGGCGAGCCCAAGGGCTGCGTGCAATTCCACGGCGACATTCTCGCCCCCTGCGACAGCTTTGCCCGACATCTCATCGCGCCGGCGCCCGGCGACATCTTCATGACCAGCGCGCCGATGGCCTTCACCTTCGGCCTCGGCATCACCTTGCTGTTCCCGCTGCGCTTCGGCGCCGCCGCCGCGACCCTCGAACAAGCGAGCCCGCCGGCCATGCTCGAAGCGATCGGCCAATTCGGCGTCACCCACCTCGGCACAGCGCCGACCGCCTACAAGGCGATGCTTGCCACAGAGTCGCAGGCTCAAACCGTTCGCCCTGAGCCTGTCGAAGGGCTGTCCTTCTCCTCGATCCGAGACAAGGACAGTGCTTCGACAAGCTCAGCACGAACGGGATTAGAAAAAGCGCTCAAGACCCTGCGCTGCTGCATTTCCGCCGGCGAACATTTGCCCGAAGCGACCTGGCGCTCGTGGAAGGAGCGCACCGGCATCTCGATCATCGACGGCATCGGCTCGACCGAGATGATGCACATCTTCATCTCTGCCGCGGGCGACGACATCCGGCCGGGTTCAACGGGCAAGGCCGTGCCCGGCTACATCGCGACCGTGCTCGGCGACGACGGCAAACCGCTGGACGAAGGCACCGGCCGCCTCGCCATCAAGGGCCCGACCGGCTGCCGCTATCTCGATGACGACCGGCAGAAGAACTATGTCGACAGCGGCTGGAACGTTACGGGCGACACATACCGCAAGGATGCCGACGGCTATTTCTGGTACCTCGCGCGCAGCGACGACATGATCGTCAGCTCCGGCTACAATATCGGCGCTCCGGAAGTCGAAAATGCGCTTCTCGCCCACCCCGCGGTCACCGAGTGCGCGGTCATCGGGGTGCCCTGTCCGGAGCGCGGCCAGAAGGTGAAAGCCTTCGTCGTCCTCGCCGATTTTGCCGAAGCGTCGGACGAGCTTCGCGAGAAGCTGCAGGCCTTCGCGAAGGAGCAGATCGCGCCCTACAAATATCCTCGGGAGATCGAGTTCGTGGACTCGCTGCCGAAGACCGCGAC
- a CDS encoding RidA family protein translates to MKILQPPTWPRPKGYSNGISARGRMIFTAGVVGWDEGQNFYSPDMVEQFAQALRNVTAILAEDGAGPEHIVRMTVYVVGIEHYRAHLGQIGQAWKAIMGRSFPAMALVEVKNLVEPAAVVEIEATAVVEDE, encoded by the coding sequence ATGAAGATCCTGCAGCCGCCGACCTGGCCGCGCCCGAAAGGCTATTCAAACGGCATCAGCGCACGCGGGCGGATGATCTTCACCGCCGGGGTCGTCGGCTGGGACGAAGGCCAGAATTTCTATTCGCCAGACATGGTCGAGCAGTTCGCACAGGCGCTGCGCAACGTCACCGCCATCCTTGCCGAGGACGGCGCCGGGCCCGAGCATATCGTCCGCATGACCGTCTATGTCGTCGGCATCGAACACTATCGCGCCCACCTCGGCCAGATCGGCCAGGCGTGGAAGGCGATCATGGGCCGCAGCTTCCCCGCCATGGCGCTGGTCGAAGTGAAGAACCTCGTCGAGCCGGCGGCAGTGGTCGAGATCGAAGCCACGGCCGTGGTGGAGGACGAGTGA